A window of Rhizobium sp. CC-YZS058 genomic DNA:
CTCTTCCAGCCGCACGAAGCTCGGATCGCCATGCACCAGCACCCGGTCGAAATAGGCCTCGACATAGTCGAGTGTTTCCACGTCGCGCTCCGGCTTTGGGCGCTTCTGCAGGATGTCGCGGATCGAGGCGAAGATCATCGGCCGCTCCGGCAGGGCGCGTGCCGCATCGAGGAACGGCAGCAGCTCGAAGCGCATCTGCCGCCGGCCGAAGGGAAAGGCCTCGGTCAGGATCGCCTGCGGGCGGATGTCATGGAGAATGGAAAGCAGGCGGTCGCGGCGCATCGCCTTGAAGGCATCATCCACCGGCTCGCCATTGATGTCGGCAAGCTTGGAGAACCCCTCATCGGCCGAGACCACCGGCGGCAGCGCCACATGCCTGACGCCTTCACCGGGAAAGCCTTCGACCGGCTTGCCGCCGGTGACGACGGTGACATCGAAGCCACGGCGGGACAGGGCATGGGCGATGCGGCTCGCCCGCGTCAGATGGCCGATGCCGAGCAGATGCTGGACATAGAAGAGGACGCGCTTGTCTGCGGTCTGGCTCATGCAAGGCTCCGCCATTCGGTGTCGAAGAGGATGCTCAATTGGTCGATCGAGCGGTGGTGGTCGAAGTCGCGCCGCACCCGTAGCTCCGCGGCATCGCCGAGCCGTTTGCGCAGCGCCGGATCGCGGATCGCGCGTTCCAGTGCCGCGGCTAGCGCGGCCGGGTCTTCGGCAGGCACGAGCAGGCCGTTCTCACCGTCGCTCACCAGCTCCGGCACGCCGGAAATAGTGGTGGAGATGGGCATCAGCCGCTGGCTCGCCGCCTCGACGATGACATTGGGCAGCCCGTCGCGATCTCCATCCGCGCCGATGCGGCAGGCGAGCGCGAAGAGATCGGCGCGGCGATAATGCTCCAGAACCGCTTCCTGGGCGAGAGAGCCGTTCCAGCTGATCCTCTCGGCAAGTCCCAGCCGCTCGGCTTGCGCCTTCAAAGCCTTGGCGAGCGTGCCGCCACCGATATGGACCAGGCGCCAATGAAGCGTGGTGGGAAGGCGAGCCAGCGCCTCCAGCAGAACATCGTAGCCCTTTTTCTCGACGGCGCGGCCGACGCTGAGAATGACGACGGGATCGGCAGGATCCAGCCCGTCGCGTGCCGGCCGTTCGCCGCTGAAGGGTGCGAAGCGGGAGAGGTCGAGCCCGTGATAGCTCAGGTGGACGCGGCCGGGCTCGGCCGAGAGGCTGCGCAGGTGCTGGAAGCCGGTCTCGGTGCAGGTCACCGTCCAACGGCTCTCGGCCAGCTTGTCGGCCAGTTCCCAGTCCTTGGACGTCCAGATGTCCTTGGCATGCGCCGAGCAGGTGAAAGGAATGCCGGTCAGCAGGCTGGCATAGCGGGCGACGGAGGCGGGCGTGTGAATGAAATGGGCATGCAGCCAGGCGCCGCCGGCCGGCCATTCCGCCGCCAGAACCGCCGCCTGGCCGAAACGGCGCAGGCGATTGCGCGAAATATCGCGCTTGAAATCGCGGGTGAAGGCACGCCAGGCGGGTTTGAAGCCGGGTCGCCGCCAGGCTCGAGCGAGCGCGCGCAGAACCCGCAACGGTGCATGGTGCAGATATTCCGGCAGATAATGCACCGGCGCGCGGATCTCGTCATGGATCGGATGGCGCTTCGTGTCGGTCGGAAAGCGCATGGAGATCAGCGACAGATCGAAGCCTGCCCGCTCGAGCCCCAGCAATTCCTGGGCGATGAAGGTTTCCGACAGGCGCGGATAGCCCTTCAGCACCACGACGATCTTGCGGCGATCCATGCCGGTCACGCCTTCACGATCGAAAGATGCTCGTGGCTGCGCCGATCCAGCATGTCGCCGACGAGGCGGGAAATATTGGCGAGGCCCTCAAGCCGCATATTGCCGCCGCATTGCGAGGGTCTGCGGCGGGAAGGCAGCGCATGCAGCGCGGCGGCGAGCCGCTTCGGGTCGCCGGCCTCATCCGGCAGCAGCATGTCGACAAGCCCCAGCTCGGAGGCGCGGCGGGCGCGGATCAGCTGCTCCTCGCGCGGCACGACGCGCGGCACGATCAGCGCCGGCTTGTCGAAGGAGAGGATCTCGCAATAGGTGTTGTAGCCACCCATGGCGACGACGCCGCTGGCGCCGGCAATCAGCTCTTCCATGCGGTTGTCGAAGTCGATCACTTCGAGATGCCCGGTGCTGTTGCATTTTTCCAGGAGCTCGTGACGCTGGCGGGCCGGCATGTAGGGGCCGAGCACGACGAGGCCTGGATGGTTGAGCGTCGGATCGGCGCGGTAGGCGTCGACGACGTTGTCCACCAGATCGGCACCATCGCCGCCGCCGCCGGTGGTGATCAGCAGGTAGTCGCCCTTCGGCTTGTGTTCGGAACTGACATCGAGCGAGACGCTGCGCTGCAGGAAGCCCAGGAACTCCATGCGCGCCCGCACCTGCGCCGGCACGTCGATGCCGGTCAGGGGATCGTAGAAGTCCGGCGGGCCATAGACCCAGATGGAATCGTAGAACTGGCCGATCTTGCGCATCACGTCGTTGCGCTGCCACTCGGCTTCGAGCAGATGCGGCGCGTCCATGACCTCGCGCAGGCCAAGAACGGTCGTCGTGCCCTGGCTGCGCAGATAAGCGAGCGTTTCCTCCACCTCGCCGCGCAGGCCCATCGGCTCCTTGTCGACGATGAAGAGGTCCGGCTGGAAGGTTTCGGCCGTGTGGCGGATGATCGAGCGGCGCATCTTCAGCGTTTCCTGAAGATCGATATGCGCGTCCATCGACGTATACTCGCCGTTGCGCAGCTTGATGACGCTGGGGATCTTCACGAAGTCCACCCGCGCCCGATAATCGAAGGCGCCGGCGATGGTGGCGCCCGAGATGATCAGCACATGCAGGCCCCGGTAATCCTCGACCAGCGAATGGGCGATGGTGCGGCAGCGGCGCAAATGTCCGAGGCCAAACGTGTCATGGCTGTACATGAGCACGCGGGCATTCTCGATCCGGCGGCTCATCACATGGCCTCTCCCGACACGTCCGACCCGAAAACAGTTCCAACTTGCGGCCGCCTCAAGGCATCCACCTCATTTGTAAGGGTCGGCGGCATCTCGCAATCCATCGCCCAGGAAATTGAAGGCAAGGATGACCAAGATCACCGGAATGGTCGGGTAGAGCAGCCAGGGATAGAATGCAATGGTGCTTACGCTTCGCGCTTCTGTAAGCAGGATACCCCAGCTGGTGATCGGCGGGCGTAAGCCGAGGCCGAGAAACGACAGGGCGGTTTCGCCGAGGATCATGCCGGGGATCGACATGGTGGCGGTGGCGATCAGATGCGACATGAAGCCGGGCACGAGATGCCGGCCGATGATGCGGCTGGTGCGTGCACCCATCAGCTGCGCCGCCAGCACATAATCCTCCTCGCGCAGCGCCAGCAGCTTGGAGCGCACCGCACGGGCGAGCCCGGTCCAGTCGAGCAGGCCGAGGATGAGCGTGATGCCGACATAGATCAGCAGCGGGCTCCAGGTGACCGGCATGATGGCGGCGAGCGCCATCCACAGGGGAATGCTCGGGATCGACTGCAGGACTTCGATGACGCGCTGCACGACGAGATCGAAGATGCCGCCCTTGTAGCCGGCCAGGCCGCCGATGACGATGCCGAGCAGGAAGCTGACGGAGACGCCGAGCAGGCCGATGGTGAGCGAGATGCGCGCGCCGTAGAGGATGCGCGACAGCACGTCACGCCCCAGCCGGTCGCTGCCGAGCAGGAAGAGTTCGCCCCCCTCGGCCGGGCAGACCAGGTGAAGGCGCGCCTCGACAAGGCCCCAGAAGCGATAGGGATCGCCCGAACAGAAGAAGCGCAGCTTCTCCACCCGGTTCGGATCGTCCGTATAGACGCGCCGCAGCGTGTCCATGTCGAGCGTCATCGACCGGCCGTAGACGAAGGGACCGACGAAGCTGCCCTTGTCGAACAGATGGATGCGTTGCGGCGGAGCGTGGATGTAGTCCACATTGCGCGTATGCAGATTGTAGGGCGCCAGGAATTCGACGACCACGATCATCGCATAGGCGGCGGCCAGGAAGATCAGCGAGATCAGCGCCAGCCGGTGGCGCTTGAACTTCCACCACATCAGGCGAAGCTGCGAGGCCTCGTAGACGGCGGCCTGCTTCTCGCTCATCGCCTCCACCGACATGGGGTCGAAGGGCGCGGTGGAGACATAATGCGGCAGCGGTGCGCCGGCCGGGGGGAGGGACAGCGTCACTTGCGCGCGCCTCCCTGCAGGCGGATACGCGGATCGAGCAGCGCCAGCGCAATATCGGAAACGAGCACGCCGATGACCGTGAGGAAGGCGAGGAACATCAGGAACGAGCCGGCGAGATACATGTCCTGGCTCTGCAGCGCCTTGATCAGCATGGGGCCCGTGGTCTCCAGCGAGAGGACGATGGCGGTGATTTCCGCGCCGGAGATGATGGCGGGCAGGATGGAGCCGATGTCGGAGATGAAGAAGTTGAGCGCCATGCGCAGCGGATATTTGACCAGCGCCCGGAAGGGATGGAGCCCCTTGGCCCGTGCCGTCACCACATATTGCTTCTGCAGCTCGTCGAGCAGGTTGGCCCTCAGCCGCCGGATCATGCCGGCCGTTCCCGCCGTGCCGATGATGATGACCGGGATCCACAGATGCTCGAGGATGGAAGTGAACTTCTCCCAGCTCATCGGCTGGGAGAGATATTTCTGGTCCATCAGGTGGCCGATCGAGGTGCCGAACCAGATGTTGGCGAAATACATCAGGATCAGCGCGAAGAGGAAGTTCGGGATTGCGATGCCGAGCAGGCCGAGAAAGGTCAGTCCGTAATCCCCCCAGCTATATTGATGGGTGGCTGAATAGATGCCGATCGGGAAGGCGATCAGCCAGGTGAAGAGAATGGTGACGAAGGAGACCAGAACCGTCAGCCACAATCGGTCGCCGACCACGTCGGAGACCGGCAGCTGATATTCGAAGGAATAGCCGAAGTCGCCATGCAGCATGCCGGCGACCCAGTGGAAATAGCGCAGGAGCGGCGGGCGGTCGAAGCCGTATTCGGCCTTGAGCGCCTCGATCTCGGCCATGTCGACCCCTTCGCCCTGCGCCCGCAGCTCCGAGACATAGCTCTCGAAATAATCGCCGGGCGGCAGCTCGATGATCGTGAAGACCAGGGCCGAGATGATGATGAGCGTCGGGATCATGGCGCCGATGCGCCAGAGAATGTAGCGCAGCATGGGTCAGCTCACCTTGTCGCCGTACCAGAACGTATCCGGCAGGTAGACCCCGAGATAGCAGGTGGGTTCGAAGCCATAGAGGCCCTCATCGGGCACATTGTTGAGCTTCGAGGAATGCAGGATCGGCTGCAGGGTGGAATTGACCATGCCGATCGAGAAGACCTGGTCGGTGTAGAGCGCCAGCATCTCGTGCCAGATGCGGGTGCGCTCGGCGATGGCGCCGGACGTCTTCCACTCCTTCAGCAGATCCACCAGCCGCTGCGCTTCGGGCAGTTCCGGCGGATGGCCGAGCTGGCCGAGTGAGAGGTAGTGCATGCCCCAGACCGGCCATTGCAGCTGGCTGTCGGTGCTCGGCGCCAGCTGGCCCGGGTTCATGTCCGCGGTCGGCACGCCATTGTCGAGGCCGAGCCACATGGACATCATGATCTCGCCGCCCATGGTGCGGTTGCGGAACACCTCGCGCTGCGAGGTCTTGATGAACAGCGGAATGCCGATCTTCGCCCAATGGTCGGTGATGAGTTCCAGCACGTCCGTTTCAAGCGTGCTCTCGCCGGCCGTCTCGACCACGATGCGCGCCACGCGTCCGTCCGGCAGCAGGCGCATGTCGTCGCTGTCGCGTTCCGTCAGGCCCAGTTCGTCGAGCAGGCGGTTTGCCTGGTCAGGGTCGAAGGCGGACCAGGCGGCGGCATAGTCCGGCTTGAAGAGCTGGCTTTCGGGCAGCACCGTGTCGGCGCTCTCGCGGCCAAGGCCGTAGAAGGCCACCATGTTGATCTCGCGCCGGTTGATCGCCAGCGACAGCGCACGGCGGAAACGGACGTCGCGCAGCAGCTTGACCCAGACGGGATCGGCATAATTCAGGTTGGGCAGCAGCGAGACGCGGGATCCCTGCGTCCGCTTCCACAGCGAAACCTTGACCGGGTAGCGCTTCTCGGAATCCTTCAGGAAGGCATAGTCGATGAAATCGACGCCATGCGACTGCAGGTCGGCTTCGCCGGCGCCGGTCTTGGCGGCGATGATCGAGGAGGAGGAGACGTTGAGCACGTAACGGTCGACGTAGGGCAGCTGCATGCCGCGCTCGTCGACGCGATGGAAATAGGGGTTGCGATCGAAGACGAACTGGTCGGCCGGCAGCGGCGTCGTGTTGCGCCAGGGATCGAGCGTCGGCAGGTCCGGATTCTCCGGTCGGTACTGGCGCGACATCTTGATGTGCAGATCCGCCCATTTCTTGGCGCGGTTCTTCTTCATCAGCGCCTTCAGCGCATCCCCCTCCTGATACTTCTTGTGGAACTGCTTCATATAGGCAGCCGGAAGCAGAAGGATCAGCGGAGAGGCGGCGGCGAGATTGGGCAGGAAGTCCGGGTTCGGCGCATCCCAGGAATAGCGCACCGTCCGTTCATCGATCACCTCGAAGCGCGGCGGCTTGCCGTCGGCCAGCAGTTCGCGCTGCACGCCGCCCTTGCGCAGGTCGTCGTTGAGAACGACATCTTCCCAGGTATAGCGGAAGTCTTCCGAGGTCAGCGGACTGCCGTCGGACCAGCGATGCCCCTCGCGGATGACGAAGGTGAAGATGCGGTCGCCTTCGACATCGCAGCGCTCGAGAATGTCGGGTGTGAAGGTCAGCTCCGGCGTGTACCCGACCAGGCGGGCATAGCCGTTGATGAACATCAGCCGGATGTCCTTCTGGCTGCCGATGATCATCCGCACCGTTCCGCCATAGGTGCCGGGCGTGCGGCCCATGGCGGACAGGTTGATGACGCGCGGCGTCTTCGGCAGGCGCTCGGCCATGGGCGGCAGCGTGCCGGCCTTGATCTGTTCGAGCAGCATTCCCGACTCCTCCGCCCCCGCTGCGCGGCCGGGCCGGGGCAGGAGAGCAGGGGACAGGGCGGCGGCGCCGAGAAGCGCCAGCGTGGTGCGGCGCGTGATCATGGCTGCAGCTCCCGGATATCGGCATTGCGGTTGGCAAGAACCCAGTGGCCATCGGCGATATTGGCAGGCGCCAACGTTGCCGGGTCGCCGTCACCGGGCAGGAACGCACCGTTCCAGCGCGTCTTATCGGCGGCGCCACCGGCCCGAAGCGCCGCGAAGTCGAGCGGCCGGTCGAGATCGGGGAAGGGGACGGCGGCCAGCAGGGCCTTGGTATAGGGATGAACCGGCGCGCGCATCAGGCTTTCGCGCGGCGCAAGCTCGACGATCCGCCCCGCGCACATGACGGCGATCCGGTCGGCCATGTAATCGACGACGGCGAGGTTGTGGGAAATGAACAGATAGGTCAGCCCGAGCTCGGCCTGCAGATCCTTCAGCAGGTTGAGGATCTGCGCCTGGACCGAGACGTCGAGCGCTGAGACCGGCTCGTCGCAGATCAGGAGGTCGGGACCGAGTGCCAGTGCCCGCGCAATGCCGATACGCTGGCGTTGGCCGCCGGAAAAGGAGTGCGGGTAGCGGTTCAGGTGCTGGGCGTTGAGGCCGATCGCCTTCAACAGCGCCTTGACCTTCAGCTTGCGCATGGCCGGGTCGCCGCGGTCGTGGATCTCCAGCGGCTCGCTCAGAATGTTCTGAACGGTCATGCGCGGCGAAAGCGAGGAGACCGGATCCTGGAACACCATCTGCATGCGGGTGCGCAGATCGTCGAGCGTCTTGCCCTTGGCGTGCAGAACATCGATCGGCCCGGCCGTGCTGTTGAGCATCACCGAGCCGCTGTCGGGCGTGACCGCCCGCATCAGGATCTTGCTGACGGTGGTCTTGCCGCAGCCGCTTTCGCCGACAAGGCCCAGACACTCACCGCGGCGAATGTCGAAGCTGACATCGTCCACTGCCTTGTGCAGGCTCGCCTCGCCCTTCCGCCACCAGCCGCCCTTGCGGGAGGAGAAGGTCTTGCCGATGTGGCGGACGGAGAGAATGACATCCGAAGCCGGATCGGGCAGTCCATCGGCGGCAAGGCGCTGCGGCGGGCGCGGCGCGGCCGGCACAGGCTTGTCCTTGCGCTTGGATACCAGCGTCTCGACATCGACCGGCACATCCCGCAGCGCCTTCAGCCGCTGCCCCGGCTTCATGTCGAAATGCGGCACCGCCTTCATCAGGCCCTTGAGATAGGGATGGCTCGGCCTGCGGAAGATCGCCTCGACCGGACCCGCTTCCATGATCTCGCCGTGATAGACCACCACCACCTCGTCGGCCATGTTGGCGACGACGCCGAGATCGTGGGTGATAAGCAGCATCGCCATGTTGAAGCGCGACTGCAGGTCCTTCAACAGCTGCAGGATCTGCGCCTGAATGGTGACGTCGAGCGCCGTGGTCGGCTCGTCGGCAATCAGCAGCGAGGGATTGCACACCAGCGCCATGGCGATCATGGCGCGCTGGCGCATGCCGCCCGAAAGCTCGAACGGATACATGTCGTAGGCGCGCTTGGGGTTCGGGAAACCGACAAGACCCAGCATCTCCTCGGTGCGGGCGCGGCGCTCGTCCTTGGTCATGTCGCGGTGGATCTTCAAGGATTCGCTGATCTGGTTGCCGACCGTGTGCAGGGCCGAGAGCGAGGTCATCGGCTCCTGGAAGATCATGCCGATCCGGTTGCCGCGGACCTCCCGCATCTGCGCGCCTTCCGGCTGAAGCGCTGCCAGATCGAGCGGTCCATTCTTCAACTTCGGATCGTTGAACAGGATGCGGCCGGAGGATTGGGCGGTCTTCGGCAGAATGCCCATGACCGCCTGGCTGATCACCGATTTGCCGGAGCCGGATTCGCCGACAAGCGCCGTCACCTTGCCGGGCAAGACACGCAGGCTCGCACCACGCACGGCCTCGATCCGTCCACCGAAGATCGAGAACGAAACGCTCAGCTCCTCGATCCGCAGCAGGTCAGTGCCTGATGTCATGCCTGCCATTCCCCGTCTACCGGCGCTTCGTAAGCGCCGTCGCAGGCATTTCCGCCCGGTTTTTTGGAAAAGACTATCGTAGCGCGCCAAGCCTGTCCATGACCTGCGTTAGCGAGCGACAACGGTCCGCAGGCTGCACCCTATCGGCCGGATGTATCGGATTTTTGAACTGACCGTCGCGCGGTCAAAAAACCGTTACTGCAACAGTTTGTTCCAGAGGTCGCGGGGGCGCTGGCTGTTGTTGCGGTAGAGCAGCATGACCTGCTCGGCCTCCGAACGTTTCTCGAGCGCCCGGTGGCGCAGCGCTTCGGCATTGCCGAGCTTCAGCTGGGCGGCATGCGGGGTCAGGATCGTCACCTTCTGGCGCACGCCGCGCAGGCGCTCGTCGCCGAGCGTCGTCCATTCGCCGCCGGCATAGGTGGAGAAGGCCTGGCTCGCCACCACCGGTGTGTCGTGCTTCTTCGTCAGCTCCTGCAGACGCTGCACCTCGTTCACCGCGGCGCCGAAGGCGGAAAAGGTCAGTCGGTCGCGCAAGCCGACATTGCCGAACATGACATTGCCGACATGCAGTCCGATGCCGTAGCCGATGGGACCCAGTTGCTTGCCGGCCCGCTCCCCGTTCAGCTCGTCCATGCGGGCCACCGCCTGGCGGACGGCGGCCATTGCCGACATGGCCGCCACCTGAGAGGGCTCGCGGTGCCGCCCGCAGGGGAAGACGGCCAGGAAACCATCGCCCATGAAGCTCAGGATTTCGCCGCCATTGCGGTTGAAGGGCACGGCGATCGCATCGAAGAAGTGGTTGAGCGTGTCGATATAGGCCTGCCGGCCTTCCTTCTCGGCCAGCATGGTCGAATTGCGCATGTCGGCCATGACGAGCATGGCGCGGATCGTCTCGCCGTCGCCGCGGCGGATCTGGCCGGACAGGACGCGCTTGCCGGCATTGCCGCCGAGATAGGTGGTCAGCATATTGTCGGCCAGCTTGCCGAGCACGGCCATCTTGGCCGCGACAGCGAGGCTGCTTTGCACCCGCAGCAGCGCCTCGATCACCTCGTCGCTGAACCCTTCCGGCAGGTCGGTCGCCCAGGAGCCGACCATGCCCTGCCCGGAGGCGCCACCGAAGGGCTGCATGAAGGCGATGTAGTCGGTAATCCCGTCGGCCTTCAGATCCTCGAAGATCGGGAACTCGGCGGGCTGGCTGGGGTCGATCCGGCGGCGCAGATGTTCGAGATTGTTGCTGAGCAGGTAGTAGTACGGGCTGCGCAGGAAACGGTCCGTGTTGCCCTCGCTCTCGTCGGCGCGGAATCCCTCCACCGTCACGCCCTTGCCGCGCAGCCAGGTGAAGCCCAGCGCATCATAGAGCGGATGCAGCATGGCGAAGCTCAAATGCACGCGCGCCAAAGGCAGGCCGGACGCCGCCAGGCGTTCGCAAAAACCGGTGACGATGGTCTCCAGTGGCTCGTCGCTCAAGGCGGCCTGTTTCAGCCAGAGCGAGACGCGGTCCAGCAAGTGCGAGGAGACGCGGCTTCCCGCGGCCGGAAGAGATGGATGTTTCATGATCTGCGCCCTTGTTGCCCCGCCTCCCGGCTCCGGAGGGTGCGCCCTGCCCGGGCGCCGGCTCCGGCACGTTGCGCGACAGCGCGGCCGCGGCGCAACGTCACGACGATATAGGATGGCGCCGGAAGGGAAACCAGAATTGAACGCAAGAAAAGATGAGGGCCCATTCTACCGCACCTGTCGCAATGCTCGGCCCGCTTGACAGAGCCGCGCCAAGCTCGCATCAGCCGAAGGAAAGCGGTTTTTGACGAGAGGCGCGCAGCGCCGCCGCCCGACCATGCGAGGCTCGCTGTGACCCGGACCAAACCATCTTCTTCCCCTGCTGTCGCCGGCGAAAGCCATGCCGCGCTGATGGCGGCGATCGCCGAGCGAAGCGCCCGGGTGGGCGTCATCGGGCTCGGCTATGTCGGCCTGCCGCTCGCCATCACAGTCGCACGCAGCGGCTTTTCCGTGCTGGGTTTCGACATCGATCCCGCCAAGATCGAAGCGGTGGCGGCCGGGACTTCCTATATCGAGGCAGTCGGCGATGCTGAGCTCGTCGGCGAGCGCGATGCCGGACGGTTTGCCGCCACCTGCGATTTCAACCGGCTCGGCGAGGTGGAGATCATCGTCATCTGCGTGCCGACGCCATTGACCAAGCATCGGGATCCGGACCTCACCTATATCGTCCGCACCTGCCGCGAGATCGTCACCCGGCTGAAGCCCGGCCGGCTCGTGGTGCTGGAATCGACCACCTATCCCGGCACGACGCATGAGGTGATGCGGCCGATCCTGGAGGAGGGCGGGCTGGTTTCAGGGCGCGATCTCTTCCTGGCCTTTTCGCCGGAACGCGAGGACCCGGGCAACCGCGATTTCCGCACCGCCAGCATCCCGAAGATCGTCGCCGGCGAGGATGAGGCGGCCGGCGCGGCCGCGGCTGCCTTCTATGGGGCCGTCGTCGAACGGGTGGTGCCAGTCTCCTCCACCGCCACGGCCGAGGCGGTGAAGCTGACCGAAAATGTCTTCCGCGCCGTCAACATCGCCCTCGTCAACGAGCTGAAGGTGGTGTTCGACGCGATGGGCATCGATGTCTGGGAGGTGATCGACGCTGCCAAGACCAAGCCGTTCGGCTACATGCCCTTCTATCCCGGCCCCGGGCTCGGCGGTCACTGCATCCCGATCGACCCTTTCTACCTCACCTGGAAGTCGCGCGAGTTCGAGCTGCCGACCCGTTTCATCGAGCTGGCAGGGGAGATCAACTCGGCCATGCCGCGCCACGTGGTGGCCCGGCTCGCCGAAGCACTGGATATCCATTGCGGCAAGGCGCTGAGCCGGTCGCGCATCCTCGTGGTCGGCCTCGCCTACAAGAAGAACGTGCCGGATATCCGCGAAAGCCCGTCCTTGAAGCTCATCGAGCTGATCGAGGAGCGGGGTGGGCAGGCCAGTTTCCACGACCCGCATGTGCCGGAAATCCCGCGCACCCGGGAATATATGGCGCTCAAAGGCCGGCGCTCGGTGCCGCTGACGGTGGAGATGCTGGCTGGCTTCGATGCCGTGCTGATCGCCACCGACCATGACGATGTCGATTATGCCGTGCTCGCCCACGCCGTGCCGCTGGTGCTGGACACACGCAATGCCATGGCCCGGCGCGCCATCACCGGCGGCTTGATCGTCAAGGCGTGAGCGCGGCAGGCCGCTCGGCTTTCAACAGGCTGGCGGCACGGGCATAGCCGCCATCCGCACCGTCGATGAAGTGCATGTGGTCCCGGGCAAGCGCTGTCGGCACGATACAGGTCATCAGCGCCGCATCCTGCACATGCAGGCCGTAGCGGCAGATGCCCGCTTCCGCCGCGGCCTCCAGCCGGGCCTCGATTGCGGCGCGCCGGGCGGCGTCGACATCAATCGTCATCTTCAGCCCGTCGTCGAATTTGCGGAAATCGGAATTGTTGGCGATATCCTGCCGGTAGCGGCGCGGATCGAAGCGGCCAAGCGTCGTCTGCGTGGCGGAGAGAAGGATGGTGAGCCCCGCCTGCAGATAGGCGCTCGCCCGCTGCCGGATGCGCTTGCCCTGCGGCGCGATCCGCCCCTCGATGTTCAGCCCCTTGACGGACAGGGTCATCGGCGGCCCGTCGACCGGAATCGGATGGCCACCGCGATCCTCCTGTGCAGCCAGCGCGATGATGTCGCCGATCAAAGCCTGGAAGGCCTGAGGGTCCACGCCCGCGACCGGCACGGCGATGATGGAGACGACGGCGCCATGGCGCGCCTGGATCGGGCTCCAGCGGCAGGAAAGACCGGTCAGGTCGGGCGTGGTGCCCTGTGCGGCGCGCGGAACCCGGTAGAGGCCGGCCTTCATCTGGGCCTCCGCCCAGGCGCCGCCGCCGCCGGTGAACATGGCGTAGGAGACCTCGCTGCTGGCGCGGAACCGGGCGATGCGCACATCGAACCCTGCCTCCCGCACATCGGCAACGGGAATGAGGGCCGCGCGCAGATCAAGGCCGAGCGTGGCCTCGACATGGGTCTGCACGGCCGCCAGCGCCGCGCGCGCTGCGGCAAGGCCGGAGGGCGGCAAGGCCAG
This region includes:
- a CDS encoding DUF3095 domain-containing protein, translating into MPAPSSDPFFRTLPLFTAFEGVAEAENYRALPQDWWLATADIVDSTGAIAEGRYKSVNMAGASVISAVLNAVGDYEIPFVFSGDGAMLALPPSGLAAARAALAAVQTHVEATLGLDLRAALIPVADVREAGFDVRIARFRASSEVSYAMFTGGGGAWAEAQMKAGLYRVPRAAQGTTPDLTGLSCRWSPIQARHGAVVSIIAVPVAGVDPQAFQALIGDIIALAAQEDRGGHPIPVDGPPMTLSVKGLNIEGRIAPQGKRIRQRASAYLQAGLTILLSATQTTLGRFDPRRYRQDIANNSDFRKFDDGLKMTIDVDAARRAAIEARLEAAAEAGICRYGLHVQDAALMTCIVPTALARDHMHFIDGADGGYARAASLLKAERPAALTP
- a CDS encoding ABC transporter ATP-binding protein, encoding MTSGTDLLRIEELSVSFSIFGGRIEAVRGASLRVLPGKVTALVGESGSGKSVISQAVMGILPKTAQSSGRILFNDPKLKNGPLDLAALQPEGAQMREVRGNRIGMIFQEPMTSLSALHTVGNQISESLKIHRDMTKDERRARTEEMLGLVGFPNPKRAYDMYPFELSGGMRQRAMIAMALVCNPSLLIADEPTTALDVTIQAQILQLLKDLQSRFNMAMLLITHDLGVVANMADEVVVVYHGEIMEAGPVEAIFRRPSHPYLKGLMKAVPHFDMKPGQRLKALRDVPVDVETLVSKRKDKPVPAAPRPPQRLAADGLPDPASDVILSVRHIGKTFSSRKGGWWRKGEASLHKAVDDVSFDIRRGECLGLVGESGCGKTTVSKILMRAVTPDSGSVMLNSTAGPIDVLHAKGKTLDDLRTRMQMVFQDPVSSLSPRMTVQNILSEPLEIHDRGDPAMRKLKVKALLKAIGLNAQHLNRYPHSFSGGQRQRIGIARALALGPDLLICDEPVSALDVSVQAQILNLLKDLQAELGLTYLFISHNLAVVDYMADRIAVMCAGRIVELAPRESLMRAPVHPYTKALLAAVPFPDLDRPLDFAALRAGGAADKTRWNGAFLPGDGDPATLAPANIADGHWVLANRNADIRELQP
- a CDS encoding nucleotide sugar dehydrogenase, which codes for MAAIAERSARVGVIGLGYVGLPLAITVARSGFSVLGFDIDPAKIEAVAAGTSYIEAVGDAELVGERDAGRFAATCDFNRLGEVEIIVICVPTPLTKHRDPDLTYIVRTCREIVTRLKPGRLVVLESTTYPGTTHEVMRPILEEGGLVSGRDLFLAFSPEREDPGNRDFRTASIPKIVAGEDEAAGAAAAAFYGAVVERVVPVSSTATAEAVKLTENVFRAVNIALVNELKVVFDAMGIDVWEVIDAAKTKPFGYMPFYPGPGLGGHCIPIDPFYLTWKSREFELPTRFIELAGEINSAMPRHVVARLAEALDIHCGKALSRSRILVVGLAYKKNVPDIRESPSLKLIELIEERGGQASFHDPHVPEIPRTREYMALKGRRSVPLTVEMLAGFDAVLIATDHDDVDYAVLAHAVPLVLDTRNAMARRAITGGLIVKA
- a CDS encoding adenylate/guanylate cyclase domain-containing protein, whose protein sequence is MKHPSLPAAGSRVSSHLLDRVSLWLKQAALSDEPLETIVTGFCERLAASGLPLARVHLSFAMLHPLYDALGFTWLRGKGVTVEGFRADESEGNTDRFLRSPYYYLLSNNLEHLRRRIDPSQPAEFPIFEDLKADGITDYIAFMQPFGGASGQGMVGSWATDLPEGFSDEVIEALLRVQSSLAVAAKMAVLGKLADNMLTTYLGGNAGKRVLSGQIRRGDGETIRAMLVMADMRNSTMLAEKEGRQAYIDTLNHFFDAIAVPFNRNGGEILSFMGDGFLAVFPCGRHREPSQVAAMSAMAAVRQAVARMDELNGERAGKQLGPIGYGIGLHVGNVMFGNVGLRDRLTFSAFGAAVNEVQRLQELTKKHDTPVVASQAFSTYAGGEWTTLGDERLRGVRQKVTILTPHAAQLKLGNAEALRHRALEKRSEAEQVMLLYRNNSQRPRDLWNKLLQ